The following is a genomic window from Halichoerus grypus chromosome 5, mHalGry1.hap1.1, whole genome shotgun sequence.
ttccgctcaggtcatgatcccacagtacTGGGATcgaccccacatcaggctccttgctcatcagggagcctgattctccctctacctcagcctgccgctccccctacttgtgctctttttctctttgtcaaataaataaaatcttcagggaaaaaaatgaggaaacaagagGCTAGGCGAAGTTAAAGTGGCTTGCCTAGGAATACCAAGGTAAGTGGTGGTGCCAGGATTTACACCTTGGTTTATAACCCTAGTCATTACATCTATCGTATGAATTAAGTAATATACTAAAGcacattgtacatttttaaaaaatgatttaaactaTTTAGTAAATAAGTTAGGTTTTGTCAATTAGGGcaaattatatgtggattttctcaCCATACAAAAAATCTGTAACGTCTTAGTGATTAAATTATTCACGTTTATTGAAAACATCAGTGTATTTGTTGATGTACTTGAATCGTTGCATAGGACACACCTGTCCTAAGTGCTGCGCCATAATAAATACGTTTCCATGGGTGAAACACACTTTGCCTGAGTCTATTTTGCTTGATTAGATCCTACTGTTTCTCTCTCCAGAAACTCCTCTGAAGGTCAATTTCAGGCAGCAGGTAATGAGTTACAACTGAAATGTAGAACAAACTTTCCCGAAACACACAAATGTATTTTGATATAATAAGCGTTAATCCCCCAAATGAAATGGATAACAAGAGATGGGTGTAATCTTCAGCAAGTACCTTGGCTTGTTCACAACCTCTTCGACAAAACCAAGAGGTAAGAGGCGAAAGAAGCCAAATCCTGAGAAGCGCTTTTCCCTAGCGAACCAGCACCCCTGCTCCCCGTCGCCCCGCTCCTCCCCGGTCAGTTACAGCAACCTCCGTGTCCTTTTTCGGCCTCAGGGGTCTGATGGCGGGAAGCTGGCTGAGGACTGGCCGCCCGTTGAACAAACTCGAGTCACCCAGAGACACGTCTCTAAGGAGACAGGGTAGGGTGTCAGTGACTCGCGCCCGGTACTTCTGGCGTCCATACACCTCGGCTGGGTCCTTCTCCTCCCTCAACTTCTGCCACCAACGCCGTCAGGAAAGCTAGAACCTCCTTGTCAGCCGGCCATCACGCCTTTTATAAACTCCCTCAAGCACCTGACTTCCCTCACCAGTCCTCTTCAGGGTCCCCTCGGGTCTTGGCGGCTaatgacaaactttttttttttcttttttacctttccaAAGTCGGCCTCtcgggagaggaaggagaaaactgGCGTCCGGTCGCGCTCGCGTCCCGCAGCTACTCAGCCCACAGTCCGCTCCGCCCCTTctcactcccttctccccctccctccgcctCCGCTCCCCGCCGGGGTGAGGAGCTGGAACTGAACGCGGAGGAGGAGCGCGCATGCGTGCTGCGGGTGGAGCCGCTGGGCAAAGAACCGGAAACTTAAGAGACAAAGTTccgagccccgccccccgccgcgcTGCCCCACCGTCTGGCCCAGCGGACCCACGAACCGACAGATCCACGCACGGACGAATCTGCCCGCTCTTGAGAGCGCCATGTCTGGTTCCTCCAGCGTCGCCGCTATGAAGAAAGTGGTTCAACAGCTCCGGCTGGAAGCCGGGCTCAACCGCGTGAAGGTAAGCGGGGGCGGGCGgccgagggggaggggagggcggaggCGGAGGGTGGGATCGGGAGGCCGAGGTGGCTGGCACTGGCAGCACTCGCGTCCGGCTCCCGCTTCCCTTGCGGAGGGCGCGCGCTCGGCGGCGAGGATCCGGGAGCGGCCAACTTTAGAGAAGTAGGGGCGCGGGTCGGCGCTGTGGTTTGGGGGGCCGGTTAGTGCGCCCTTCCGCGGCCAGGGCTTTCCAAGGCGGCTGGTCCCGGGGCTGGACTGCGGCTTTCCGCATTCCGTTCGCCCTCGTCTCTCCCTTCGCAGTGACTCCGTGGCTGGCTTGGGCAACAGCTGCTCCTCCGCGCGCCGTCCGCACCCTTCCAGTCCTCAGCTTACCAGACTCCACCCTTTCTTTTCACTGGACAGTTTTATCTGACTCTTAATTCAGAaccaattttcttttcatgtcaGAACGTTCCCAAACCCACTCCTTTTAGTACTAGATTCTTACCTCCAGCTCTTCTTATCCACCGAACACATACTTGAAAATCAATTTTTGCAAACGCAAACTTTAGGTTAAAGAAGCATGTTTGTTTTCAAAACGTTCCCAGTGTCTAAGGTTACCACTGGTGCCCTGTACAACCTCGTACAAAGCGTGCATTGCATACCTATTTGGCACAGTTTGCTGGGATATGACCTTGGGAATATCTGCTGGTCTGCTCTATCTTAGTGAACAGGGTGGtcaagttttatttgttttgccgACTGGTTAACACTGACCTTGGGCGtttactttgggggaaaaaaaccttttgtGTATGTTGGTAGGATAACCTGACATTCACATGCTATTCCAAgtttctcctgatttttaaaattctaaatggaTTGGCTTCTTTCTGGCACAGGTCAGCTTACAAGTGAAACTCTTCttgtaattataaaaaaagaaacagaagaatataaaTCATGCACTCCGTTGAAAGAAACGGCCAGTTTCCAAGATGACTTGATTGTGTACTCATCAGGCTAGTCTTTACTTCTCCTTGAAATGTTCTGTGGAGTAAGACAGTCTCCCATTTACCTATTTCCTTAAATAGAAATGTCAGGGACCTAGCTTACTCAGTTGTGGTCACCTCAGGACGGAAGGGAAATTCCCATCAGTTTTGGTGTGGgattcccctcccttcctggccTTAAGTGCTGTAGACTCCATTGCTGTTTGGAGCCCATTTCTCTCATATCCAGATACTTACTTCATCCCAGTGGTTTATGGTCACTCTTGGCTGGATTTAACTCTGAAATTTGTTTCTTAACCAACCATTACGTTATCATTTCAGGTGTGCCTTTACCATAGTTGGAATggctcaggaaagaaaaaaatgcggGGGTATgggaggcaaaagaaaaaaaaaaggttggttGAAAGCAGTAAGTGTTCAGTAGGGGTACTTAGCCCTtgtcacaaaagaaaatgagatggaAGTCCTCAGACTAAAGTACTTGAGGGTTTTACCATGAAAACCCCAGCTACTGCAGTAACTCTCCAGAGTGATGCCTGTTCCCTATACTTCATTTCTTCAGGAGGCTTCTGGTCAGGAGCCTTAAAGCCACCATAGGTGATTTGGTTTTAGAGTTCTCTATCTCCTGCTAGGGGCTGTAGCAAGGAAGGGAGGGCATCCCACCTTGGGACTTTTAAATGAGCTTTTCTTTAAATCTGTTGTAAAATATGGTTAGTTCGATTTTATTTTGTGTGCCTATTTTATCCATGACTATGCTAGATGCTTTTTTgggtgttcttttatttttaaactagcaCAAGTTTACTGTTAAACCTTTGAGTACAGTTGATAGAAATGTTCACAAATGCTTGACAAACTCTACCATGTGTAGGGTGACCATACGTTGTTTCACCAACCCAGGACAGTTTTGAGAGTTAAAGAGGGCAGTAATAATTATGCCAGGATTATAGGGTTTCAACCTCCTGGATGGTGATTATTACAATGCTTTAGGGGCTAGCAGCTTGTTTGAGTTTTAGAGTCTTTGTCTTAGTTCTCCCCACTACTTAGAATTCTGATTGGTTTCTCACTGATAGTTACCTGGCTGGTTCTCTTGTCTTTGAGATCTCAAGTTTAAATACCACCTCCCCAGAGACACCTTCCCTTAAGGCACGATCTAACCACTCTTTTTTCCAAAGAGCTCCTTGTCTGTATTTTCCTCTGAACTGTCACCTCCGTAACAAGGACCTGGCTGTTCTTAGGTATTCTCAGTGCCTAGAATATATTTGGCACATACTAGTGCCTGAGAAGTTTGTGAAAGGGAATTAGTTAAGTTGGAGCCTGCCTCCCTTTTAGGCAGAAAATGAATACTTTATCCTTACTGCTAGTTAATGTGAATGAAACCAAGTTTTAAGATTGTGCAAAAATGATACCATGCATACTCCCCACTTTAGCTACACCTTCTTTTGGTGGGTAAACAGGGTGGCCATTTTTTGTAGCACTTGGTTATCAGGTATTTACATAATACTTTACACAGTTGCTAAATAAACCTATGGAACTCAATTACTCTGGACTGTTGTATAACCCAAATATACAAATAGATTTCAAGACTTGAGATTCATTTCAGGATCATGTATCCTTTTACCAGGTAAATGTCTGGGATACAGCAGTAATCTGCAGGATTTCTTCTTATAGAGAGTATTTGTGATGCTCTTACCTCCCTTTCACAGGCAAACGCCCAGCCGGACCGGACACCTGCTCTCACCCTCCTTGGGGATAgttgaaactgaaaataaatgattatttttcccaTCTTCCTAAACCCAAGACTGAGGATATTGTATTCATTTGGTACATCTTTTAGTTATTCATGTTCTACATCTGAACCATTCGGTTCTTTATTTTGGTATTCTACATCACCTTATCAGTATACAAATAGTAGACATTTAAGTGATACTTAATTCCTTAAGTCCTGTTTGAGTggcattgtatatgtatatgaaaatttTTAGAATCACATTTAAGCAAATACACTGCTTTTTAAAGGCAGGCTGCTCAGtgaagttattaaaataatttgaagtttGCTATCAGCCTTTCAGTCGCATGACACTAAGCAGAAAGTTGTCACTGTTCAGTTTCGTAACCTTAAACAGCAATGGTACATAATACCAAAACAATGAACTGAATGGTTCAGATTTAGAACATAATGTTCATTCACAGTAGCATTTTTCCAATAATATTGCTTTCAACACAAAGTAATAGTTGGCTAGAATTTTAACGCCTTTTGTATTTGAGTGTATGGCTTTTAGTAAAAAATATGTTGAGGCTCTGAAGGTGGAATACATCTGAAGATTATTAATAAACTAGCAAGATAGGTTTTATTTTGCAGATGTACTGAATCATTTGATGCTTTTAATaagcaagcaaaagaaaacataaactaGTCCTCTGTACATGTAGTGTTTTGAGTATGAGCtcagtatatatatatgactgTTGACCTTCAATTAGTATATATCTTTTGACTTAAGAGAAGtgtttataggggcgcctgggtggctcagaatctttaaaaaaagagagaagtattTATTGCAGGTATTTCAAAGATTTGAGGAAACCTTCATTAAAACATTCTcgctgtgattcatcagtcttacacaattcacagtgctcaccatagcacataaaaagaaaaaaaaagacgaccataggaagggaaaaatgaaggggggatatcggagggggagacggaccatgagagactatggactctgagaaacaaactgagggttctagaggggaggggggtgggggatgggtta
Proteins encoded in this region:
- the GNG5 gene encoding guanine nucleotide-binding protein G(I)/G(S)/G(O) subunit gamma-5 isoform X1, which encodes MSGSSSVAAMKKVVQQLRLEAGLNRVKVCLYHSWNGSGKKKMRGYGRQKKKKRQTPSRTGHLLSPSLGIVETENK